The window TCAACTCTTCAGGGCGCCCCACGGCCCGAGCATGTCCTTCATCGCATCCGTCATCGCGAACTGGAGCAGCGGGCCGTAGGTGATCCGGCCGACGCCCAGGCGCCGAAAGCGCTCTAGATCGTGTTTGACCGGATGGGCGGTGGAGTTCACGGGAACGGCGACAGCGCCGATCACCGCCACGAGGAGGTCGTCGTTGTCCTGGATGCCTACCGGGTAGACGCTGTCGGCGCCTGCCTGCTCCATGGCCCGCAGGCGCTCGATCGCCTCGTCGAGGACGCCGGAGGCATCCTCCGCGTACAGGAAGAGGTCGGTGCGCCCGTTGACCCAGAGCGGGACCCCCGCGTCGTCAGCGGCCGCGCGGAGGCCGGCGATGTAGCTCGCGTGCTCCCGCGTGTCGCGCACGCGTCCGCCCTGCGAGTGGACGGTGTCCTCGAGGTTGAGGCCGGCCCCGCCGGCCTCGATGAGTCCGGCGACGAGATCCGCAGGCTCCTGTCCGTACCCGGCCTCCAGGTCCACGGATACGGGAACGTCGACCGCCGTGATGATCGGCCTGACCGCGGCGAGTACCTCTTCGAAGGTCTGCCCCTCGTGGTCGTCGGCCCCTCGGGATTCGGCGAGCGGATGGCTGCCGACCGTCAGCGCGGGGAACCCGGCGTCGGCTGCCGTCCGGGCGGACCAGACGTCCCAGACGGTCGGAAGCACGAGCGGCTTGTGCTCTGCGTGCAGTTGCTTGAGGCGTTGAGCACGCTCAACAGTGGTACGAAAGTCCATGTCGAGGACGCTACCCCCGAATCGCCACGAACAACGTGCCGGCGGGGCCCCGCCCGATGACGGAACGATGCAGCTTGCTTCCCTGCCGGGTCGGGGGTATCGACCGCCGGCCGTGCGGGGCAGCGATCCGATCCGCTTCCCACGCCCCCGAGCTGCCGCCCCGCCGACGCATCCCTCCGACCGACACCATCACCGACCGGTGACTCACCGGCGAGTGACCCCGTATCCGGCCGGAGGGCTCGTGCGGCCACGGCTTCACAGGATGGTGACCACCCCGCTCGCCGGGGTGGCCCGGACCGCCGGTGTTCCGCCGGCGTCGTAGAGAACCTTTCCGGTGGCGGTGTTCACCGTGGCCGCGAACAGTTGCTCGCGACCGCCGACCGCGGCCCTGACGAAGTAGCCTCCGTCGGTATCACGCTCCAGCGCGATGAACTCGATGTCGGCGCCCCCGGACACTTCGATCACGTCGTCGGCACCGAAAGTGCCTTCCGTGTCGGGGGACGTGGTGCCGGATTCGGTGGGCGCGCCGACTTCGTACACGGCCACGATCCGCCCCGAGGGATCGACGACGTTGAGCCGGGCCGGAATCGAGGTCCCGCCCATCGCCACGAGCACGGGTGCCTCGTCGCCGTAGTACAGAGCCAGCGTCGCCACGCTTCTGTCGGACACAGCCACACCCCTTGGCAGTCGAGCGTTCACGGAACTTGGGCGAACCTGTCACGGACTCGACTCGACGGGGCGAAGCCCCGCGCACCGTGTTCCGATCATCCGATTCAGGCCCGCCGCATACGGGTGCCCTCCCGCTCGAAGTTCAACCTGTGTGCGAGGAATTGTTCAACCTGTGTACGAGGTGACTTCCTGGAGCGCGACTCGGGCGTCAGACGGGGCACAGCTCGCCGAGTGGCCCGGCCACGTGGTCGTGTCCCGTGTTGCGCGTCAGGGATCGGCTCCGGTGTTCGCGTTCACAGCTGGGGGACGTACGGGGCGATGCCGACGATGATGATGGATCGCTCGCCCGGTCCTGGCGCGGTGCCGGCGCGGACCGCGCCGACGTAGTGGCTGACTCTGTGGTCGTGGACGGCGTACCCGTCCAGTGGGTCGGTGAGGGTGAAGCGGGCATGGAGGTCCGCCCACGGGTCGTCGGGCTGGAGGCCCGCGCTGTCCGGTGTGGCGATGACGTTCTGGCCGCCGCTGACGTTGGTACGGCTGATCAGGTGGGCGAAGGTGAACGTACTGGACGAGCCTCCGTCCTGGTGCAGGCAGTTCGGGGAAGAAACCGCGTCCTGGCCGGGATGGTCGACGCCGAGCTTGATCAGGTGGACGCCCGCCCACAGCGGCCGTCTCCCCAGATTCCTCAGGAACAGGACCTGTTCGATGTCCCAGCGCAGGAGCCTCTGCAGCAGAGCGTTGCCGCGCAGCGCCTCGGGAATCTCGGGGAGCACACGCCGCTTCCGCGGCTCCTCGGGGACGTCCTCGCCCTGGGAGAAGTCGGTGGCCAAACCGTGCACGGGATCGGGGGTTCCGGGAATCCAGGACAGCTCGCCCGTCCACGGCAGGTACACGGCGTGGGAGTACCGGCGGAACCGATTCGTCCCCGGAGCGTACGGGTCGGGTGGCAGATCCGCGCAGACCTCCCGGATCCTGGCCAGGTCCTTCGTGGCGGAGCCGGCCGGGGTGATACCGAGTTGCTCGGCACCGTAGCGGGCGAATCCGCGCTCGCGCAGACCGTCCATGCCCGTACCTGGTCCTCGCTCATCGGCATGCGGCCGCCGCTGAAGCTCAGTCTTTTCCACGTGTTCCTCCGACAGGTCACCACCAGGACCATGGCGCCCGCGGCCCGTGCCGACCTTACGCGGCCGGCCGCACACGGATCACGAGAGGCAACAGCGCTGAGCTTGAGGCCGGCGAGAGGTGCGGGGCGGGCTCCCGGTAGCGTCGCCCGGGTCACCCGCCCCGAAGGAGAGGCACCCACTCGTGGGCCTGGGCATCGTCGGGCAGGCCGCCGGGCTGTTCGCCGTCACGAACATCGACGACATCGTGATCCTGGCGCTGTTCTTCGGTCAGGGGGCAGGCCACCCGGGCTTCACCCGGCGCATCGTGCTCGGCCAGTACCTGGGCTTCGCCGCGATCCTCGCCGTGGCCGTGGCCGCCGCGTTCGGCGCCACCTTCCTGCCCGAGTCGGCGATCCCCTACCTGGGTCTGCTTCCCCTGGTCCTCATCGCCATCGGGCTGCTCATCCTCATGGAAGGCGGCGCATTCGGCCTGTGACGCGGCTGAACCCCGTTCGGTTCTCGACCACGCCCAGGTATCTCGCCGTCTCGTGAGCACGGTGCGCCTCGTCGTCGTACAAGAAGCCCGGCTGAGCAGCTTCGACGCCGACATCGCCCTCGACCAAGAGCGCGGCCACGCCGAACCACGAGTCCACTGAAACCATTCGGCACCGCCGCGTCCGCAGGCCCTCGACCAGCGCACCACCTCGTCGATCGATGCCTTGAGGGCGTGTCAGGGCGTTGTCGTCGCAGAGCCGCGGTGGCCGGCGGCCGTGGTCGATCCCGGTCGCGGGGTGCTGGGGAGCCTGCGTGTCAGGGGTCTTGACGGGGGTTCGGGACCCTCACATACTGGCGGCCAAATCGATTTGGCCAAATCGATTTGGCTCTCCGTCCAGGGCTGGATCGCGGCTGAACCCAAGCGTGTCGAACGCCGATCGGAGCTCGAACGTGTCAAGTCCCCGCCCCACCGTTCCCCGTACGCGGCAGCAGGCCGGCGACGCCGACCGCGTCGTCCACCCCGTCGACGAGTCCCGGCCGCTCGGCCGGATCCTCCTCTTCGGCGTGCAGCACGTCCTCGTCATGGCCGCCACGCCCATCTCGGCGATCTTCCTGATGAGCGCCACCCTCCGCCTCGGCCCGGCGCTGACCGTCAACCTGCTCTCCGCCGCCTTCGTGCTCTCCGGCATCGGGTCCCTGGTCCAGTCGCTCGGCCCCTGGAAGTTCGGTCCCCGCCTCCCCTTCGTGATGCTCCCGGGCGGAGCGCCGCTCATCCTCTTCCTCGCCATCGCCGAACAGCACGGCCTGCCCACCGCCACGGGTGCGGTCGTCCTCACCGCCGTCTTCTCCTTCGTCGTCCTGCCCGTCTTCTCGCGGCTGTTGGCCTTCTTCCCCGCCCTCGTCATCGGCACGATGATCGTCATCGTCGGCGTCAACCTGGTGAAGGTCGGCGCCGTCCTCGTCACCGGCCGCCCCGGTGAGCCCGGCTTCGCCGATCCCGTGAACCTGGGGCTCGGCATGGCCACCATCGGCTTCACCGTGGTCTTCTACCTGCTGTCCACGGGCATCCTGCGCCAGCTCGCCGTCATGCTGGGCCTGCTCGCCGGCACCGCGCTCGCCGCCGTGCTCGGCGCCGTCGACTTCAAGGGCGCGGGCGGTGGCCTCTTCACCGTGCCGCAGCTCCTGCCCTTCGGCTCACCGCGGTTCGACCTCGTCGCCGCACTGCCCCTCATGCTCTACAGCCTCGCCTCCATGGCGGAGGCCACCGGCCAGACCGTCATCAACGCCGAGGCCGTCGGCAAGGAGATCGACCGGCGCACCGCGGTTCCCAAGACCATCCGCGGTGACGCCCTGACCTCCGTCGTCGGCGGGTTCTTCGGTCTGCCGCTCATGGTGACGAGCGGCGAGAACATCGGGATCGTGCGGGTCACCGGCGTACGCAGCCGCTACGTCACCGCGGCCGCCGGCGTCGTCCTCATCGTCATCGGTTTCCTCGCGCCCGTCACCCACGCCATCAGCGTCATCCCGTCCGCCGTCATCGGCGGCACCGCCATGGTCGTCTTCGCCGTCATCACCGTGCTCGGTGTGCAGATGCTCGGCCGCTGCGACCTCGAACAGCACACGCACACCTTCGTGTGCGCCGTCGCCCTCGCGTTCGGACTGCTGCCCATCCTCGTCCCCGGCGTGTACGCGGGCTTCCCGCCGAACCTCCGCATCCTGTTGGAGAGCGGCGTCGCCGTCGGCGCGTTCGTGGCCGTCGTGCTCAACCTCCTCTTCCACCACATCAGGCCCGGCATCGCCGCGCGCGTGGCCGCCGCCCGTACGGAAAGCGACAACAGCAACCGATGAATCAGCCACTCCGTGAACTCCTCGACGGGACCGGCCCGTTCCTCCTCCTGCCGGACGCCGTCCTGCTCCCCGAAGGCCCCGCCGAAGGCATGGCGGTCCTCGTCGCCGACGGGTCCTTCGCAGCCGTCGGCGACGCGGCGCAGGTCCAGCTCACCCACCCCCGTCTCGACCCGATACGCCTCCCCGGTCACCTGCTGATGCCGGGCTTCGTCGACGCCCATCACCACCTCACCCAGACCTTCGGCTCGGCCCTCGCCTACGGGGAGCCGTCGGAGATCTTCCGCCGGGTCTGGGTGCCGCTGGAAGGGGCGCTGGACGAGGAATCGGCGTACACGGCGGCGAAGTTGGCGGCGCTCGAAGCGCTGCGCGGTGGCTTCACCACCGTGACCGATGCCGGGAACCGCACCGGCGTGGACGTCGACGTGGTGGCCCGCGCCGCACGCGACGCCGGCATCCGCTGCGTCCTCGGGCTCGTGTGTGACGACGTGGAGCCCGGCGGCGCGGGCTCCGGTGGCGCGCAGCGGGAGGAACAACACCTGGCCCGCTACGAGGGCGACGCCCTCGTCCACGCGTCCCTGGCGGTCTCCCTCCCCGAGGCCGCCACCACCGCCACCCTCCGGCGCACCGCGTGCCTGGCCGCCGAAGCCGGGGCGATCGTCCAGATCCATGTCAACGAGCACCTGGCCGGTGTGGAACGCTCCCTCGTGCGGCACGGCCTGCGCCCCTTGGAGCACCTGCACGACATCGGCGCCCTCGGTCCCCAACTGCTCGCCGCGCACGCCACCTTGCTCACCCCCCGCGAGTTGACCCTGCTCGCCGACACCGGCACCGCCGTCAGCTACAACCCCGTGGCCAGTGCCTGGAAGGGCAACGCCGTCGCCCCGGCCGCCACCATGGCGGAGCGCGGCATCCGCTTCGGCCTGGGCACCGACGGCACGCGCGGCGACGGCTTCCGGCTCACCGAGGCTGCCGAGTTCGCCCAGCGCCTCGCGTACGGCCTCGCCACCGGAGACTCCTCCTGCGGCGCCGGCTGGACCTGGCTGGAGCACGCCACCCGGGGCGGCGCCGACGCGGTGGGCCTCGGCGCCCGTACCGGCACCATCGCTGCGGGCCTGGCCGCCGACTTCCTCCTGGTCGACGTCACCAATCCCGAACTCGCGCTGTCCTGGGACCTCCCTTGGGAGCTCGTGCGCCGCGGCAACCGCGATCAGATCAGCGCCGTGTTCGTCGCGGGCCGGCTGCGCATGTGGCGGGGCCTGCCCACCGGCTGGGACGGCCCGGCGCTCGTCCGGCGGGCCGCCGGCCTCGCCCGCGCCGCGGTGGCACGGGCCCCCATCACCCGGGCCCACCCCACCTCCACCACCGCCCGCGAACGAAGCACCGCGCGATGAGCCCGGACACGCTCGCCGTCCTCGCCATAGCGGTCGCCGTGGCCGCCTTCGTCCAGGGCAGCAGCGGCCTCGGCTTCGCCCTGATCGTGGCGCCGGTCGCCGGGATCCTCGACCCTGACCTGCTTCCGGTATTCGTCCTGGCGGCGATGATCCCGCTGAACCTGTACGTCGCCTGGCGGGAGCGGGGCTCCCTCGACCTGCGGGGCGCCGGCTGGATCACCGCCGCCCGACTCGCCGCCACCCCCGGCGGCCTCGCGCTGCTCTGGCTGATCCCGGACCGCAGCATCGGCCTGTTCGTCGGCGGCGCCACCGTCTTGGCGGCGGTGGTCAGTCTTGCCGCGCCCGCCTTCACCCCCGGGCGGCTCGCCTACGTGGGGGCGGGCGCGGTGACCGGACTGACGGAGACCGCGACCGGCGTGGGCGGTCCGCCGCTCGCCCTCGTGTACCAGCACCGGCCGCCCGCCGAACTCCGCGCGACCGTCGCGGTCTGCTTCCTCATCGGCGAAGTGGCCTCGCTGGTGCTGCTGTTCGCCACGGGCAAGGGCCATCCGCAGGAACTGGGCCCGGTCCTCCTGCTGCTGCCCGCGATCGCCGCCGGAGCCTGGCTGAGCCGGCTGGTCCACCACCGGCTCGATGCCCGCAGGATGCGGCTGTTCGTCCTGGTGTTCGCGCTGGTCTCCGGCGTCGTCCTCATGCTGGGGGTGTGAGGGGAAGCGACGCCGGCGGGCCGGCCCGCAGCGACGAGGCCCGTACCACCAACCGCGGCGCGGGCGGGCCGGCCACCGACGCGGTGGCCGGCCCGCCCGCCAAGCGTCCGAGCAGCAGCTCCACCGCGTCGGCCGCAGCCCGGTCCAGGTGCAGGTCGACGGCGGTCAGCAGCGGGTCGCAGGTCCGGGCGCGGAGCCCGTCGTACCGGGTGACGACCATGACGTCACCCGGTACGGACCGCCCGCTCTCCCGGATCGCCCGGACCGCACCCACCGCGAACACGTCCACCAGCGCACATACCGCGTCGATCCCGGGATGCTCCTCCAGCAGCGCCGCACACCGCTCGTGGCCGGCCTGCTCCCCGCCCTCCTCCGAGGCGGTCGCCACGACCGGCGGCCATCCGTACCGCTCGGCCATCCGCCCGTACGCCTCGCGCGCGTCGACGGAGGAGTGCCGTTCGCCGGACCCTATGAGCAGCGCCGGCCGCCGGGCCCCCTGCTCCCGCAGGTGCGCGAGCAGCATCTCGGTCACCAGCCCGCCGCGCAGGTCGACGTACGGAACCTCCTCGCTCGCCGACACGGGCCGGCCGAGCGCCACGTACGGCAATCCGCGCTCCTTCAGCTGCGCCACCGCGGGATCGTCGACGTCCGGCTCGACGACGATGGCGCCGTCGATGTCGACGGAGTGCAGCCCGGATCCGGACCGCACGGGCGGCACCAGCACGAGCGCGTAGTCGTGCAGGAGCGCGCTCTCGGCCGCCGCGGCGGCGATCTCCATGTAGAACCCGAGCCGCGAGGTCCCACCGGCGACGGCGAAGGGCATCGAGGAGGCCAGCGCGATGGCCTTGGCCTGGCCGCGCCGCAACCGCTGCGCCCGCAGGTTCGGCCGGTAGCCCAGTTCGGCGGCGACCTGCTTGATCCGCTCCCGGGTTCGCGGATCGACCTTCCCGAGTCCGTTGAGCGCGTGCGACACCGTCGTACGCGACACCCCGGCGACGCGCGCCACATCGGCGATCGTCGGAGGCTTGGACTCAAGACCGGACGGCGTCATCGACGCGCACACTCCCCACGGCTCGACTACGACTGACCCCGCCATCTTCCCCGACGCGGGCCCGATCATGGAGTGCCGTCCGACGGGAGATGCGGGGTGGGCAGGACCGTCCTGCGGTGTTTACCCGGTTTGCGGTGGATGCTCGTCGGGGGTCTCCGCGATGCGGCGGGCCGGGCGCGGCAGGGCCGCGTGCCGTGTCCAACGAGGTCCCCGCCGCCTCCGTGTGGAGGCGGCGGGGACGTCTCGGCGGCTGGTCCTCAGGCTGAGGAGAGCACCTGTGCCGGCGGCGTGAGGCGTCCGGTCCGACTCAGGGCAGCGACGGCGGTCGCACAGCCGAGCCCCGTGGCGGTGAGTGCGAGCCAGGGCATCCACAGGGCTTGTTGGCGGACGGCGAAGTCCCACAGCGCGCCGGTGACCAGGTTGCCGAGGGTGATACCCAGGCCGGAGACCGTGTTGTAGAGCCCGTAGTGGGTGGCGACCAGGCGGTCTCCGGACAGGGCCACGACGGTGTCCATCTCGAACGGGTAGACGATGGCGCCGCCCATGGCGAGAAACACCACGGCCACCGTCAAGGAGACCAGCGACAGATACGGGGCTCCGGACGGAGTGATCACCAGCGGGAGGAAGGCCAGGCCCATGGCGGCCAGCCCCCGTACCAGGGCCTGCCCCGCGGTCCAGTGTCGCTTCGCCCAGCCCGTCAGCCGGAGCTGCCCGGCCACGGCGACAGCCGCCGATACGACGAACAGGCCGCTGGTGGCACGGGTTCCGGCGACGTCACCGAGGGCGTCTCCGGCGGCCAGCGGCAGGGCGAGGTACACCTGGAAGGTCAGGACGTAGGAGCCGATCATCGCGATCGAGAAGAGCAGGAACGGCCGGTTGGCCGCGACGGTCCGCCACTGCGCCAGTACGCCTTCCGCGGGTCCGCCCGGGGCGGCGTTGCCGCCGCGGGCGGGCAGTGCACGCCACTGCAGCAGGGTCAGCGCGGCGAAGATGAGAGCCGCGGCCGCGCATACGGCGCGGAAGTCCGCGGCCAGGAGGGCGAGTCCGACGAGCGGGCCGAGGAGCATGCCGGCCTGGTAGTAGACGTTGAAGGTGGCGAAGGCGTCCACGCGCCGCTCCCCCGCCTCGGCGGCGAGGTAGGCCCGCACGGCGGGGTTGAAGAGGGCGCCGGCGAACCCGGTGGCGGCGGAAGCCACGATGAGCGCCGGCAGGGTGTCGACCCATCCGAGCAGTCCGAACCCCAGGGTGCGGAGCAGGCAGCCGGCCATGATCGGGGCCTTGTAGCCGTAGCGGTCGGCGAGGGTGCCGCCGATGAGGAACATGCCCTGCTGGGAGAGGTTGCGTACGCCGAGCACCAGGCCGACGGCCCAGGCGGCCAGGCCGAGGCTGCCCGCGAGGTGGGCGGCCAGGTAGGGCATGAGCATGTAGAAGGCGAGGTTGATGGCGAACTGGTTGGCCATCAACAGGCGGACCGCAGGTGTGAAGGAGGCGGTCTGGTGCCACAGTGCCTTCATCGGGACGTTCCGGCCTGCTCGTTGCGGCGGGTGGCGCCGAGTGGGTCGAGGACGGTGGTGCACCGGGTCCAGCGGGTGATCGTCTTCTCGCCCTGGTAGGTGACTTCGTCGGGCTCGTCGGCGGGCCGGTGGTCCAGTAGGTCGTGCGCGACGCAGTAGGCGTCGTCGAAGACGGTGCCGACGTAGCGCTGGGGTCCGTCGGGGAAGACGGCGACGATCTTCGATTCCGGGGGCATGGTCTTGGCCAGCCACCGGGCCGTGAGGCCGACCGCACCGACGCTCCAGCCGCCGCTCGCGTAGCGGTTGCGTGCGAGCGCTCGGGCCGACCAGACCGCTTCTGCGGCGGAGACCCAGTGGACCTCGTCGAACAGGTCGTAGGCGACGTTGCCGGGGAAGATGCTGCTGCCCAGTCCGCGCATCAGGCGGGGAGCGGCGGGCTGGCCGAAGATCGTGGAGCCGGTGGTGTCGACGCCCACGACCCGCAGGTCGGGGAAGAAGTCGCGCAGGACGGAGGCGATGCCGGCGGAGTGTCCGCCGGTGCCGACGCTGACGACCAGGGCGTCGATGCGGCCGAGCTGGGCGACGAGTTCGTGGGCCAACGGCCGGTAGGCGGCGACGTTGTCCGGGTTGTTGTACTGGTCGGGGCACCAGGAGCCCGGCTGCGCGGCGAGGAGTTCCTCGACCCGCTGCCGGCGTGCCTGCTGCCAGCCGCCGACGGGGTGCGGGGCGTCGACGAGCTCGACGTCGGCCCCGTAGGCGGTGAGCAGGCCCGTCATCAGCGGCTCCGTACCGGGGTCGGTGACCACGGTGACGGGGTGGCCGAAGGACACCGCGGCGAGTGCCAGGCCGAGGCCGAGCGTTCCGGAGCTGGACTCGACGATCCGTGCGCCGGGACGGAGTTCACCGCGTTCGCGGGCGGCTTGGACCATGTACAGGGCGGTGCGGTCCTTGATCCCGCCGGGGTTGCAGCCTTCGAGCTTGGCCCAGAACCCCCGCCCGGCAGCGGTGAAGGGCTCCCCGACCCACAGGGTCGGGGTGTTGCCGACCAGGCCGGCGGGGGTGAGCGTGGGGCGCTTGGTCTCGGCCAGGAGTTGGGCGGGCGATGCGGAGAGGGTGAACGGGGCAAAGGAGTTCATGGTGTGCTTCTCCCTCGGCCTGGGCGCGTGCGAGGACGCGCGGGCGGCCGTGCTGGGGTACCGGGGGGCTGACCTGGAGAACCGGGCCGCACGGGGTGAGCGTGCTCACCGTCGGGGGTCCGGGTTCTGGGCGGGTCAGGTCCGCCACACCCCCAGCAGTGCCCGGGCTTCCGCTGCTCTCGCAACGGCGGGTGTCACACCGAGTGGTGCGGATCGGCCGGCGTCGTACGCGTCTTCGGCCAGCGGCTCGGCCGGCAGGGAGAGCAGGGAGCTCTTCGACGGAGCTGCCACGTCTCGGGGCGACTGGAGCGTTGGCTGGTCCGCGTCGACACACGGGTCGGCCTCGTTCCCAGCCGGGCGCGCGTGCGCCACCGCAGGTGGGTCTACGGCCGCAGCATCCACCCGACTGACGTCGAAGGCTTCTCGCAGGCCCTGCCCGCAGTCTGCCGACGCCGCGGGGAGCGCGTCGGTACGACCCGGGCCCGGCGCCACGGGGCCGTGCGCGCAGACGAGGAGGTGTACGAGCGCGGCCAGGGCAAGAGCGATGACCGCCCAGGCCCATGACAGAGCCGGCCTGCCACCTCGATGTACCGCCACGACCTCCATGACCACAAACAGTAACCAGACCCGTGCGCAGGGTTCCTGTCCGGCGTGCCGGCGCCCAGGGCTGCCGGGCCGCCCTCGCATGTCTCGAATCCCTTGGGAGCGGGGGCGATCACCGCGTCCCCGAAGGGGTGCCAAGCGCCCCCTGCTTCTCTCGTCCGTACGCCGGATCGGGTGAATCCGCGCCCTGTCCGGGCCTGACCACGTGCCGAACGCGCGTGGACGCCTCTGTCACAGTCCGCCCGGGCCTTCGAAGGGATCCCGTGACCGGTACCGCCTGCGTTGCTCCTCCGCGATCCGCTGCAAACTCGCCGTGACCGGGCTCTCCTCGTCCGCTGTCCCACGCGGCTCCTGGTCACGCCTCTTCTGCTGGTACCCCCTCCCACCGGGGACGGCCCTCTCCCACCACTTGTCCACCGACCACCACAAGCGCGTGTACGGCGCGGCGCCGTGCACGACGATTCCCAGGGTCCGCCACTGCTCCGGCGTGTAGCTCTTGACCCGCGTGGCCTTCTCCAGCTCGCGCAACAGGCCGAGTACCGCCTCCACCGAGGCCGACGGCGCCGCGCCGCCGCGTCCGGTCCTCTCATCGACCCGCGCGGCGACTTCCTCCGCGGTCGAGGGGCGTCCCAGCGACTCGACGGCCTCCCGTACCTCGTCCTCGCCCGGAACGTACGTCTGCCGGTCGTTCCCGCTCGTCCCCACCGTCCGTCTCCCCCCGCTCGGTCATGCGATGTCTTCCAGGAACGGGACGATCGCGTCGAGGAAGTGCTCGTTGCGATCGCCGACCACCATGTGCCCGGCGCCGGCGACGTCGACGCGCCGCGCCTTGGGAACCTCGTCGCAGAACTGCTCGGCGACTTCTTCGCGCACCACGTCGCTGCTCCCGCCACGGACGAGCAGGATCGGCACCTCGGCGTGGCGTGCGGCGTCAAGGAGACGCTCCGCCATGCCGGGCGGATCCATCCGGCCCTCCAAGCTGTCCAGCATGCGGGGGTCCCAGTGCCAGACCCAACGGTCCCCATGGCGCCGCAGGTTGGCTCGTATCCCCCCGGGGTCGGGCGGAAGTGGACGGTGCGGCAGGTGGGCGGCTGCCGATGCGGCCGCTTCGCCCTCGTCGGCGAATCCGTCCGGATCGCGGCGCATGAACGTGACGATCCGGCGGAATCCTCGAGGATCCGGCCGATGGGCGACGTCGACGAGGACCAGGGCGCGGACCGCTGCCCGCGGCGCCTCCCCGGCGGCCAGCAGGGAACTCAGGCCACCCAGCGAGGCGCCGACGAGCACCGGTCGGTCGTCGAGCTCGACGGCGATCGCCCGGACGTCCTCGGCGAACAGGCCGAGGTCGTAGTCACCGTCGGGAGACCACGCGCTGGTGCCATGCCCCCGCAGGTCCGGGGCGACGACGCACCACCCCAGCGCGGCCAGCCGAGGGCCGGTCCGATGCCAGGCGTGCCGGGTCTGACCGCCGCCGTGCAGCAGGACGAGAGGGGGATCGGACGTCTGGCCCCACACGTCCGCCGCGAGCCGGACCCCGCCGCAGCCGATGAAGTTCCGTGACCGGGGCCGGGCGTCCGCGGTCATGGGGCATCCCGGGTGCGCAGCGGCGCCAACAACTGGTCGCGGTGGGGGTCCGAGGCCCCGGCGGCGAGCGCGACGTCCAGCGCGAACAGGGAACGGGCGAGGAACCGGTCGTCGTCGATCAGGGCGGCGACCCACTGGTGCAGCGCCCCCACACACGAGGCGCTGACCACGGCGGCCAACGCGTCGGTATCGATGTCGGCGCGCAGGAGGCCCCGTGTCCGCGCGTCCGCCATCGCCCGGAGGAGCTGGGTGTGCGGACTGCGGTCGAGTACGAGGCCACTCCCCTCCCACCCGCGCACCATGCGGCGGGACACGACCGGGTCGCTCACGAAGAGCTGGACGGTCGACCTGACGACCTCCCGCGGGTCACCTTGCCCCGGCTCGGCCAGGCGGGCCTCCAGCTCGTCCATGAACCCGTCGGCGAGCGCCTCCCAGATCTTCTCGCGCGGCCCGATCAGGTTGTACACGGTGGCCGGCGATACCTCGGCCCGTTCGGCGATCCGCTCGGTACTGATCACCGATTCCGGTTCCTCGCGCAGGAGTTCGCGCGTCGCGTCGAGGATCCGCAGGCGTCTCCGCGCCTTGTGCCGCTCACGCAGCCCCCCTTCGGCTGTCCGCATGCGCCCACGCACCTCCTCGAAACTTAGAGAGCCTTCTAAACATAGAGTTCCCTCTGGAAGGGGTCGGGGAA of the Streptomyces sp. NBC_01426 genome contains:
- a CDS encoding isocitrate lyase/PEP mutase family protein: MDFRTTVERAQRLKQLHAEHKPLVLPTVWDVWSARTAADAGFPALTVGSHPLAESRGADDHEGQTFEEVLAAVRPIITAVDVPVSVDLEAGYGQEPADLVAGLIEAGGAGLNLEDTVHSQGGRVRDTREHASYIAGLRAAADDAGVPLWVNGRTDLFLYAEDASGVLDEAIERLRAMEQAGADSVYPVGIQDNDDLLVAVIGAVAVPVNSTAHPVKHDLERFRRLGVGRITYGPLLQFAMTDAMKDMLGPWGALKS
- a CDS encoding 2OG-Fe dioxygenase family protein, giving the protein MDGLRERGFARYGAEQLGITPAGSATKDLARIREVCADLPPDPYAPGTNRFRRYSHAVYLPWTGELSWIPGTPDPVHGLATDFSQGEDVPEEPRKRRVLPEIPEALRGNALLQRLLRWDIEQVLFLRNLGRRPLWAGVHLIKLGVDHPGQDAVSSPNCLHQDGGSSSTFTFAHLISRTNVSGGQNVIATPDSAGLQPDDPWADLHARFTLTDPLDGYAVHDHRVSHYVGAVRAGTAPGPGERSIIIVGIAPYVPQL
- a CDS encoding cadmium resistance transporter; the protein is MGLGIVGQAAGLFAVTNIDDIVILALFFGQGAGHPGFTRRIVLGQYLGFAAILAVAVAAAFGATFLPESAIPYLGLLPLVLIAIGLLILMEGGAFGL
- a CDS encoding uracil-xanthine permease family protein is translated as MSSPRPTVPRTRQQAGDADRVVHPVDESRPLGRILLFGVQHVLVMAATPISAIFLMSATLRLGPALTVNLLSAAFVLSGIGSLVQSLGPWKFGPRLPFVMLPGGAPLILFLAIAEQHGLPTATGAVVLTAVFSFVVLPVFSRLLAFFPALVIGTMIVIVGVNLVKVGAVLVTGRPGEPGFADPVNLGLGMATIGFTVVFYLLSTGILRQLAVMLGLLAGTALAAVLGAVDFKGAGGGLFTVPQLLPFGSPRFDLVAALPLMLYSLASMAEATGQTVINAEAVGKEIDRRTAVPKTIRGDALTSVVGGFFGLPLMVTSGENIGIVRVTGVRSRYVTAAAGVVLIVIGFLAPVTHAISVIPSAVIGGTAMVVFAVITVLGVQMLGRCDLEQHTHTFVCAVALAFGLLPILVPGVYAGFPPNLRILLESGVAVGAFVAVVLNLLFHHIRPGIAARVAAARTESDNSNR
- a CDS encoding amidohydrolase family protein, which produces MNQPLRELLDGTGPFLLLPDAVLLPEGPAEGMAVLVADGSFAAVGDAAQVQLTHPRLDPIRLPGHLLMPGFVDAHHHLTQTFGSALAYGEPSEIFRRVWVPLEGALDEESAYTAAKLAALEALRGGFTTVTDAGNRTGVDVDVVARAARDAGIRCVLGLVCDDVEPGGAGSGGAQREEQHLARYEGDALVHASLAVSLPEAATTATLRRTACLAAEAGAIVQIHVNEHLAGVERSLVRHGLRPLEHLHDIGALGPQLLAAHATLLTPRELTLLADTGTAVSYNPVASAWKGNAVAPAATMAERGIRFGLGTDGTRGDGFRLTEAAEFAQRLAYGLATGDSSCGAGWTWLEHATRGGADAVGLGARTGTIAAGLAADFLLVDVTNPELALSWDLPWELVRRGNRDQISAVFVAGRLRMWRGLPTGWDGPALVRRAAGLARAAVARAPITRAHPTSTTARERSTAR
- a CDS encoding sulfite exporter TauE/SafE family protein, whose product is MSPDTLAVLAIAVAVAAFVQGSSGLGFALIVAPVAGILDPDLLPVFVLAAMIPLNLYVAWRERGSLDLRGAGWITAARLAATPGGLALLWLIPDRSIGLFVGGATVLAAVVSLAAPAFTPGRLAYVGAGAVTGLTETATGVGGPPLALVYQHRPPAELRATVAVCFLIGEVASLVLLFATGKGHPQELGPVLLLLPAIAAGAWLSRLVHHRLDARRMRLFVLVFALVSGVVLMLGV
- a CDS encoding LacI family DNA-binding transcriptional regulator, coding for MTPSGLESKPPTIADVARVAGVSRTTVSHALNGLGKVDPRTRERIKQVAAELGYRPNLRAQRLRRGQAKAIALASSMPFAVAGGTSRLGFYMEIAAAAAESALLHDYALVLVPPVRSGSGLHSVDIDGAIVVEPDVDDPAVAQLKERGLPYVALGRPVSASEEVPYVDLRGGLVTEMLLAHLREQGARRPALLIGSGERHSSVDAREAYGRMAERYGWPPVVATASEEGGEQAGHERCAALLEEHPGIDAVCALVDVFAVGAVRAIRESGRSVPGDVMVVTRYDGLRARTCDPLLTAVDLHLDRAAADAVELLLGRLAGGPATASVAGPPAPRLVVRASSLRAGPPASLPLTPPA